The genomic segment GGTGGAGTGGGAGGTGGGGACAGAAATGGAGAGGAACGGGGGCTCAAGGAGACTGCATATGTATGGCTGGaagaacagagaaaaatacattgcAGGAAAATGATAAATAGTGAGAGAGGACAGTAATCTAGATCTTGGTCTGTGTGTAAATTCACTACAAATGGTGAGAAGATGAGCAATGCACAGTATCAGGTGTCAGTGTGGAAACTACCTGctggtttttctttcattatttctATCCAGTCTTGGAGTACCTGCGTCTGTCTGATAAGATCGCACCGCTACAGTATATCAATGAGCCTTATCCTCTTCCTGCCTGCCCAAATAAGGACTAAGATGTTTTAtacagagagatgagagagagagagagagagagagagagagagagagagagagagagagagagagagagagagagagagagagagagagtccaTGAAAATATGATTTGTGTGGACCCCTCAAACTTAACTTTGGACCTCAAAGCCATTTCCAGCGATGAGTTAGAACAGAAAACTACTGGTAGCAGGCTGCACACCTAGGTtgagagttgaatacccctgtaAGAGCATCCTTATGCGTTCTTGTTCTGGGCCATCTGTGCCAACGTCCACCACTAGAGAGCAGTAGGGTTTCCAACAGTGGTTGAGTGATGTGTCAATATCCTACAGTGAGTGGAACAATCCCTCAGCGAGACAGTTACGTGTTTTCTCCAGAGCTGTAATTAGTAGTAAGTTATATTTACCTAATCTGGGTCCCTGGTAAATCCCAGGGCTTTGTTGGTTCCTGTCAGAGAGGTACCATACTACGGTGAACCCAGTTCCATGGCCGACATGACTCGACTTGCCGTCGCTCAGACGGACGCACTTGGGAAGTACACGTTAGCTCCCACGCACTTTTCTTTATGAGCGTGTTCCAGACCTTCACTATAGCTGACTTGGCCTTTGGCACCATCTTGAGACATACTGTTTTTGCCTGGACAAATCAACCTCTTGTTTTGTACAGAGATGTCGAACTGTGACTTTGTGTTCTAGGGTATGTTTATAATCCTTTAGAATCTCAGGCTGTCCTGGTTAATATTCTGGCGAACAGCCTTTTTGTGAAATTGTTCTTGTTATTGTTGAGTGTATTCTGACTCATCAGTCATAACATCCACCTCCTACTATACAGCTCTACCCTTTTTTACAATTAATCCAATTGTGACCGACATGAGCGCCGAGACATGGCCCACGAGGCTTGCTGTTATTTGTCGTTTTGCACCCTTACCTGAAGTGTGAATAATGACCAGTTATTTGATGGACCAGTCAGTGGCCTGTGTGTTTGGGTGATATAGGCCAGTCCCATTGAGGATGTTTTAACAGATGATCAGTACCTCAGAATAAACACACAGCCCTGATGAACCTGTGCCCAACCAAGGATCCAGTGTTCAACTAGTTTAGCAAACCCATCTGGGTTTTCTCTCACTTctgtcagacacacaaaaaacCCACTCTAGCTCACACACAGGCGTGTGTTCATTTGCATATGTCCTGTTTCACACCTCAGTATTTACACAGGAGGACAAATTTGAACTTCTGCatttgtctcattcatttgCTCTATGCACACTACAGATTGCCGCTAAGTGATTAGCAGGCTGTAACGGTGCTGCTTTCACACCTTGCCCTGTGCAGTCCGTACAACATGGTGGTTTAGTGGCCAGCAACAGGTGTTCTCACTTCTGCATCCTCTGTCTCCTGTTCGGATGCTGCgcaaatgtgtctgtctgtcacaacATTGGAGTTGGTGTGCAGGAACAGGGAAGCGGGCTCAATTTCAGAATGACCTTTGTTTACTTTCTCAATTCTTTTTACTGTGAAACTGAGTGAAGATGTAGCCCCACCCCCTCTTTAAACTAATCAATACCTCCGTGATCATAcactcacacccccccccccccccacacacacacacacacacacccacactcaacGTCTGCCCCTaatacactgtgtgtgtatatgtctgccCCTCTAATTTATATTGTAATTGCCCAGCCTGTCCCCCGCTGATCAGAGCACGGTAACAGCTCTCTGTTGTTAGGTAAAACAGAGAACAAACAGCAGTAGCCCttttggggggggagggggggtcttTGTCCCATCTGCATCTGGATGTTTCTGAAGTTCTCGATTTTAAAgacattgaaaaaaaatgttttaacaacaaattaattcatacagttgtgctcatatgtttgcatacccttgtagaaattgtgacatgttggcattgattctaaaaatatgactgatcatgcagattttttttttatttaaggatagtggtcatatgaagccatttattatcacacagttgtttggctccttttgaagtcataatgataacagaaatcacccaaatggccctgatcaaaagtttacataccctggaatgtttggccttgttacagacacacaaggtgacacacagtgAAAATGCTTTTTAAGTTGCAATTAGTGTTTAAAAGCTCTCACCtggatgcattgagcaggctagatactgagccatggggagcagaaaataactgtcaaaagacctgtgcaacaaggtaatggaactttataaagatggaaaaggatataaaaagatattcaaagccttgcaaatgccagtcagtactgttcaatcacttattaagaagtggaaaattcttaataccaagcaaaggtcaggtaaaccaagACAGATTTCAGCCTAAACTCACCTCACAGCtgctggcacactgtaatttggagagacaagaccaaaatagagctttatggtcacaaccataagtgctatgtttggagcgGGGTCAACTAGGCCTAtcatgaacagaataccatccccactgtgaagcatggtggttgctcactaatgttttggAGTTGTGTGAGCTCCAAAGGCACGGAaagtcttgtgaaaattgatcgcaagatgaatgcagcatgttatcagaaaatgctAGTaggcaatttgcattcttcttcaaagctgtgcatgggacgttcttggactttccagcacaaccatgaccctaagcacaaggccaaggtgaccttccagtggttacagcagaaaaagatgaaggttctAGAGTAGCCATCGCAGTCTCCTGacctacacagtattaagaactaagagtaggcagacttttgaacaggggtcagtaaaaaaagaaatctttgttgccatgttttgttttaatattgtacaattctgttataacctacagttgaatgttaaTCCCATAAGGAAtcaaagacatgttttgcctcctcactcatgttttctttgcaaatggtaCATGTATTACCAATTCCCCAAGGGTGATCAAAATTTTAGCATATCCTTCTGCCTCAACATTTTCTATTCCATTGAAACCTCACTACATGGAATCCTGTCTGGCACCAGAAATGGTTTGTCATCACtgtaaacttaaaaaaaaaaaaaaaaattaatctaGGCATGATATAAATAACAAAATCACTAATGTTTGTAGTTTCTGTGAATCTGCAACAAAAAAATTGCAGGCTGCTGTGGCCCTATGTCCACACTTCCAAGTAAAGACAGTTTTTCCCCAAAATTTTACCCCCACCCCCGATGGGAGGAGTGTAGAAAGtttgcccctccctccctaacacTAGTATTTAAGCCCTACCTCCCTAACACTACCTCAGAACAAAGtttagaaagagagagcagtAGTGTGTGGGGAGTTGGCTGAAGTCCTGTAGCTGAGCAAGTTGAGGAATATACAGGGTTCATTTTTTTCGGCCctcatacagatttttttttaaaaacacatggaATAAACAAGACCAACAGGATATAGCTAAAAACCAACGTGGACATTTTATTCAAAGCTATGGTGGCTTACGATGAACTGGGTAGCTTGGTGCCTATAAAACGGACTCTACAAGCTATAGACTACCAGAACCAAGCCAACAAAGAGTCTGAGGTGAGATACTGGGTGAAACTGAAAATTATATATTAACGTTCTTTCTGCTGATTTTGTCGTTTAGTATCTGTTGGCAAGAAAGCTGTTCCTTGGTTTGATAGTCATAGATCTGTCTTATCAGATCTGTGAGTGAATCAGCACGTAACCCTGTTTACTCTCTCTCACCTGAACActgcacagtgtgtgtgtgtgtgtgtgtgtgtgtgtgtgtctgtacctgaaATTGTCAGATTTAAAGAAAATGACTTTAAATCCAACCTGTCAAAGGTTGTGTTGTGATGCTGAAGATATGTCCAACCTGTTTAGCCGAGGGGAACCCGTTTCTTACCTCCATATATATTACACTGCTGGCCATAGCGTCAACCTGGCCAGGCAGGTACTGCAGCTTAACATTCAGATAACCAGGACCGTGTCAGCAGTCCGGCATCAGGCGATGACACATCTGTGTGTTTCGCTTCATGGCCGCAAACTGCCTGTTAATTTTCAACTTCTGCGACATTCTAACTTGTATGTAGGTGgcaatagaaacatttaatgccAATGTGAATGCACATTTTAGCCCCCCCCATTCACCAGAGCCCTGAGGCATTGGGTGCAGTGGAGCGCCTCTCAGGTGGAAGTGCTCCTACAGCAGAAGAGCTTTCTTCACACAATTAAAGGGACAGGGGGGTGAATACCGGGTAGGCAACCACATCCCTGCTCGTTGGTCAGCAGAAGCCTTTTATTACTCCAATCCCCATTGTCTCCTTCCCCTTCCAAGATTAGCGGTCGGATTGTGGCCGGGGGGGCAGCGGGGGGTCGGAAGGAAGCCAGCAGTTTCATGGtcagaaaattagaaaatcGAAAGGAGAAGTCGAGTTGTTAAATGAAGTGAGCAGTCGTCTCTCAATAGTGGTTCCTGATTCCGCTACTCTGCGATGACCTCATTTCGCGACTGGCTTCGGGATAAACTTTACCAGTAGTCCCCTCCCTCAGACAGCCAAGCCCTGCTATCTGCCACGCTGTAATCAGTGACCAAGAGCAGCAGCAGGGAGGGACCGTCAGGGCCAAGCCAGGGATCAACACGACTGTATGGGCCAGCAGGGCTGCATCAAAGGGAAGGCAGGGGGCTTGGGAAAGGGCTTTCCGTGGCCCGGCTGAATCAGTGGATAAAGTTGACCAGCTCATTGGCCCCCTGGCATTGGATATAACGAGGCTGGGGGAGGATTGTGGGTTGGAGAAAAAGGTTGTTGGTTGGCTAACAAAATGCCACCAGACGCCAGGTTAGGACGTTAGGCAAAGATGTTGGGCTGTTccggtgtgtgttgtgtgagagGCGGTCTGGGGTCAGTCAGCTGTTGGTTGTTCCACGGACGGTACTGTGCGATACTGTCCAGAGGCACAAACCCAGGATACGCCCGGTTTCCTGAAGGGATCGGGACTGGAAAGTCCTCCAGGGAGTTCCCTGTAGTCTAATGGCCAGGAATAGAAACTACTCCTATTCCTATCTGTCTGCATGTTGCTCTTTCCAGCCGACTGTAACACCGGGTGGGCGTACAAAGAGCAGCACCAGTGCCCTTTGTTTATCCAGGGCCTGTCCCCGAACGACAGGAGAGACACAATGGGCAACACGCGTTTCCAAAGTTGACATTGGGGAAACCCCCCCTGACTTTCAAAACAAAATTCACCTCCCTGTTTCCATTGTCCATGGGAGTATAGAGCTGACTAGGTGAGCCGTGGGGCCTTTGTCGCTCTCTCTGCTCTCATTAATGAAACCCAGTTTTGTTGGTCAGATGGTCTGAAGAGTTTGAAATGCAGCCTGTGTTTAAGTTTCCTTCCTCACCGCACCATTTCTGGACCACCGTCGGTACGGTTCGGTtgtggtcagtgtgtgtctgtttgttggcTCTGGGGTTGAGTGGCTTAGATAACAGTCCTGGTCAAAGACCCGACCACATTTGGGCCGTGACCCTGGCTGGCCACAGTAGCTGCCTCACCAGACTCTGTGGATCTGTTCTGCAGCTGTGGTCCGCTTCTGGGACCCAGAGGAGACTGAATGGCCTCCTCTGTTCCCCCACTTTCACTGAGCCGTCGCAAAACCCCATTTGAGTCAGGACTGCAAAAGCTCAGAATTTACGAGCTGGTGGGTTTAATCAGAGCGCACATCGTCGATTTTCATAAGAACTTTTTTACCCTCCAAAACATGCTTAAGAGCACGATAATTATGTGTTACGGCTGTCTTATCCCATCCTGGTTTTTAAAGCTTCTCTCGCGGGTCTATGAAATCATGACCTCAGATCTGCTGCGTTTGATGTCTCCTGGTTTGTTGCCTTTGGCATTGGGCCACTGTATTTCCAGGGGAGTATTTCTCCTCCTTGCCTCAGTGCTCAgtaagggggagggggggtgattattattttttttacctggcCCAGGTGTGGGGCTTCTCTCACGCAACGAGGGCTTTGGGGCCTGTTCCAGCTCGCACCTACACAACCCCAGCGACCACCCCCCCCGCAACACCATTTAACATACAGAGACTACCAgtattccagtgtctgttcacGACAAGGCCTATTAGTTCCCCGGCTACATTGTTTTGACTCTAGCTCTCCGAAGGCACCAACGCCGTCCAGTCCCTTGTTACCTCGTCCAACTCTGGGAAGAGTTAAACGTTGACGGCCATTTGTCTTCCACTCTTGAGTGACAGAACAGCCCCGCTTGTGGTGGTCAGGCCATAATGCTGAGTAGTTGTGTagtttgtgctgtgtgtgtgtgtttttgagtgcATTGGACAGCTGAGGGCACCGGTTCCGTGCATTCCTGGCATGCCTCCAGGGCCCTTCTCTGGTGGGTGGCTCAGGACTGCATCTAGAGAGGGGGTCTTTGTGCTCCCTTCCCTGGGTTCCTTAGTCCTCACATTATGGAGGCAACAGCTGCTGGGGCCAAGGGCTGCTGTTCCATGATACAGTCACTGGGAAGCTTCTAGCTGTTTCCGACTGGGGCTTCTGATAATAGATGTCTTTAAGACGGTCTGGTTCATGGTTCATTATAAAGGAAGTAGAGAATCAAAGGACTAatctgtgttttctctctctcgtctcCAGGAACCCAGCAACAAGCGTGTCCGTCCTCTCGGCAGGGTGACCTCGCTGGCTAACTTCATCTCTCCCGCGAAGAATGGGGCCGTCCGGCGCTTCGGCCAGACCATCCAGTCCATGTCCTTCCGGGGTGATGGCAACGGTGGCAAGTCGCCGGGCGTGCCCCAGAAGCCTTGCAGCAAGCCGGCGGTGCCCACGCCGCCCAAAAGACGCAACAGCACACTGTGGTCTGAGATGCTGGACGTCCACCAGAAAGGCACCTTCTCCATCAAGGAGATCAAGAGGCAGGAGGTGAGAACCCTAGACTTGTGTCCTTCAAATAGCTTTTCGTGTGAATCACAATAGAGAACGGATGGGATTTCTGCACCGACAACAGAAGGTGTGATTGCTTAGCTTACATCGTCCAGGTTAGAGACTGAGAACTGAGCCCAGGTCTGATCTCTAGTTCCACCGGCGCTTATTGAGGGGCTCCAGATGACTGAGTGCCCCACAGGTCACTAAGCCAGACGCTACAGCATTCAAGCTGGCCTGGGACAGAGTTATTAAACCCACAGGGCTGGGGCCCGTTTCCTGCtcttcttttctgtttttctcctttGTGTCTCAggcatgttttctttctttctgtggtTTAGCCAGTCCTGTCAGTATTTGTGATGCTCAGTGGGTTCAGATAGCGTTCAGGGCCCGTTCTCGTCTGTTCTTCCCGACGGTGTGCGTTAACGTGGAGCTGGTGTCCCACACTAATATTCCCCTGGACTTGCCTACAAATGGCTGTCAAGTCTCTCCAACAACTGTCAGAACCCTTAGAGACTGTAAACACACCACACCCTATGTTTAAAACGGGCTAATAGTGAGTCCTTACTAAATGATTTGTCAACCTGTTGACCTTTGTAATTGGCTATGGATGTGTGCTGTTAGTTTAATGCGGTTTAATATGTAACGTGATTTCCtgtttcttttgtgttttaaatGCCTCCTTTATCTCCTCAGGCCATATTTGAGCTGTCTAGAGGAGAACAGGACCTGATTGAGGACCTCCAGCTTGCACGCAAGGTTTGTACATTCTTCAAACCCCTCTGAGAGAGGACAACTAAAGCAAACATATTAAATTAGAGAACCTGGCGGGATTAGCCATTACCCGTTAACTATATAAAGAAAGGAATGATACTTGTATTTGTCTCAGTAAAATCTCCAGCGCTATACTTAGCCTCCAGCGCTCCCCCTCCACTTAGTCTCCTTTTAAACAAACTGGAGGCCATTGACTGACGGCTCGGCTGTGTTCCCCCCTCCAGGCGTACCACGACCCAATGCTGAAGCTGGGCATCATGTCGGAGGAGGAGCTGTCCCACATCTTCGGAGACCTGGACGCCTACATCCCCCTCCACGAGGACCTGTTGGTCCAGCTGGCCCGAGCCACCGGCCCGGACGGCACCGTGGGTCAGATTGGCCAGATCGTCATCGGCTGGGTACGTGCCTGGGCCCGAGTCCGCTCGACTCACgcccctctgtctctatgtgtTTGTGAGGGTTTATCAGCATGAGTCACTAATCCTTAATGTACGATCTAGCAGGGTAGGCCAACACACTAACGGCACGTCTCTCCCCTCCAGTTGCCTGGGCTGAATGCATACAGGGACTACTGCAGTAACCAGCTGGCCGCTAAGGCGCTGCTGGACCAGAAGAAGCAGGACCGGAGAGTGCAGGACTTCCTGCAGCGCTGCCTGGAGTCTCCCTTCAGCAGGAAGCTGGACCTGTGGAGCTTCTTGGACATCCCCAGGAGCCGACTGGTCAAGTACCCGCTCCTGCTCAAAGAGATCCTCAAACACACGGCGCCCGAGCATCCTGACACGCCGCGCCTGGAGCGAGCGGTGAGTGGAGCGAGGGGCATTCCCTAAACGGCGGCGACGCCCAACACCTCCGCTCTGTCCCTGGGTCCTTTATGTGACTATAACGCGTTTATCTGTCTTCCCCCAGATCGCCATCATCCAGGGCGTGCTGTCTGACATCAACATGAAGAAAGGGGAGTCGGAGAGTCAGTACTACATCGACAAGCTGGAGTACCTAGACGACAGGCAGAGAGACCCACGAATTGACCAGTGCAAGAGCCTGCTGTGCCATGGGGAGCTACGCAACAAGAGCGGAACGGTGGGTTTAgaacgcgcacgcacacacacacacacctagtcTGCCTAAAGCCATTCTCACTTGACTTCCTCAAACCTTCACTCGCGCCGACACAAGCCCAGCACCCCCAAATAAGGCAGCTGGGTGAAGAATGTGGAGCGTTTTTAATTCCAGAGAACAGCATAACTCGTTGCGTAACCACATTAGAATCTGTTACGGTAACAATTTGGAAAGCCCTCGGGAGTGAAGGTCTTGGCGGATGGAGACGTGAGAAACATGGCTTGAGATTAAATGTCGGCAGTGATTTTAATTTGAGTCATTACCCTGCCTCCCTGCAGAAGCTCCACGTGTTCCTGTTCACGGAGCTGTTGGTGGTGACCCGACCGGTGACACGCAACGAACGTCACTGCTTTCAGGTGTACCGACAGCCAATCCCGGTCCAGGACCTGGTTTTGGAGGACCTACAGGACGGCGACGTCAAAATGGGTGGCTCCTTCAGAGGGGCGTTCAGCAACGCCGACAAAGGTGAGCCCCCGACCCTTTTCCTTTGACCCCTTACCCATGGCCTCCTCTACACCCGGTTACTTGGGTTCTGTTCCGGGCCTGATCCATAGTTGTCATGGGGATGTGAAACTGATGGTTTATCTAAGCTTcgttctcctttcctctcctcagcCAAGAACATCTTCCGTGTTCGTTTCCACGACCCGTCTCAGGGCCAGTCCCACACGCTCCAGGTCAATGACATCTTTCACAAGCAGCAGTGGCTCAACTGTCTACGCAGCGCCATCTCCGTCCACCGCCCCGCGGACGCCGTCACGGCCACGCCCGCCGTCCACTCCACCAGCAGCTCGTCCCCCGCCTCTCCCATCGTCGGCACGAAGGAGACTGACGAGAACTGCCCCCTGACGCCCACGGGCGCCAGGTCCGCCCCCAACTCACCCTGCGGGGACGACACCACCTCCACTTCATCCTGCTCCTCATCTGCCTCTTCGTCGCCGCTATCCTCGCCGTCGCCGTCGCCCAAGCACAAAACCAAAAAGGACAAGCGCTCCCTCTGTTCCTTAGGGAAAAGAAAAGAGACCATGGTATAGTTGGACGAGGGGAGAGAAAGGACTCCTGGGCATTGTTTGTTAATAAGTTGGCAGAAGCAGAAGAGGAGAACTCTGCGTGGGACtatttatgtgtctgtgtttataatTACAACAGTGTTTTGTGTTACTGTCCCCATAGGCAGCTATTTACTTTACCCCACCCCCCGCTTGGTTTTGTCCACACAGGGTAAGACCATAAAGATGTCATACTCTGGAGAGGCCTGTACGGCTTTCAGTAGTTCTAAAAGGGAGGCGTTAAAAGCAGCAAACATTCATActtgtgtgttttaaatgaaaagttGTGCTTGTAGTTATGtttaatgtataaaaaaaatatatttagaatattCCTTAATCTGAATATTACTGTAGCTCTTTGTTTTGATTCGGCACTGTTTTTAGCTTTCAGCTGAATTTATTTAACCTTTTGGGGATATAAATGGAGGTGGATAGACGGGATTGCCCACAAAAGATAAGATGTATATACAACTGAAaactatacatttcaatgtataAGTCTGATTTATAGCTTTACTGGAGGACAAGTCTTATTTTTGTAcattcctctctttttttctatCTGGCCACATTTTTGCATCTACTGCAGTTGAAGGCATTAATTTAAatcaattcatatttttatgcatttatatgtattatgtttttaagagaacaaaaacatttctacagAACGTAGTAATGGCATGTCATTTtgaggtatttttttttactacaaaGTAAAAACTATAACTGAGCCATGTTGGTTTAAAAGCTGACTCTTCTGAAGTAAATGAATCACTATTCAATGTAGCAGTCTGGCATGGAACTTTAGTTGTTGACACTGCCGCTGGCCAATCAGAGCTACAGCAGGAATTACACGTGTCTGATAGGGCAGGTCCATTTAGGGGACAACGTGTAACTGAAAGAATAAGAGTATGTAAGAGCAGAAGGTTTGAGGGATGTGAAAAATGGGGAAATGTTAAATGTGTTGGAACTGAGAAGTTGGGTTTTTGTTTCAAGGTGTGTGTAGCCACTA from the Esox lucius isolate fEsoLuc1 chromosome 23, fEsoLuc1.pri, whole genome shotgun sequence genome contains:
- the net1 gene encoding neuroepithelial cell-transforming gene 1 protein isoform X4, translating into MVAYDELGSLVPIKRTLQAIDYQNQANKESEEPSNKRVRPLGRVTSLANFISPAKNGAVRRFGQTIQSMSFRGDGNGGKSPGVPQKPCSKPAVPTPPKRRNSTLWSEMLDVHQKGTFSIKEIKRQEAIFELSRGEQDLIEDLQLARKAYHDPMLKLGIMSEEELSHIFGDLDAYIPLHEDLLVQLARATGPDGTVGQIGQIVIGWLPGLNAYRDYCSNQLAAKALLDQKKQDRRVQDFLQRCLESPFSRKLDLWSFLDIPRSRLVKYPLLLKEILKHTAPEHPDTPRLERAIAIIQGVLSDINMKKGESESQYYIDKLEYLDDRQRDPRIDQCKSLLCHGELRNKSGTKLHVFLFTELLVVTRPVTRNERHCFQVYRQPIPVQDLVLEDLQDGDVKMGGSFRGAFSNADKAKNIFRVRFHDPSQGQSHTLQVNDIFHKQQWLNCLRSAISVHRPADAVTATPAVHSTSSSSPASPIVGTKETDENCPLTPTGARSAPNSPCGDDTTSTSSCSSSASSSPLSSPSPSPKHKTKKDKRSLCSLGKRKETMV
- the net1 gene encoding neuroepithelial cell-transforming gene 1 protein isoform X2, which codes for MSGQPEEGHRPGLRKRGSFTSLSAGPQWAFSLKRKRKEKDEKDDSISLCSFDFKEPSNKRVRPLGRVTSLANFISPAKNGAVRRFGQTIQSMSFRGDGNGGKSPGVPQKPCSKPAVPTPPKRRNSTLWSEMLDVHQKGTFSIKEIKRQEAIFELSRGEQDLIEDLQLARKAYHDPMLKLGIMSEEELSHIFGDLDAYIPLHEDLLVQLARATGPDGTVGQIGQIVIGWLPGLNAYRDYCSNQLAAKALLDQKKQDRRVQDFLQRCLESPFSRKLDLWSFLDIPRSRLVKYPLLLKEILKHTAPEHPDTPRLERAIAIIQGVLSDINMKKGESESQYYIDKLEYLDDRQRDPRIDQCKSLLCHGELRNKSGTKLHVFLFTELLVVTRPVTRNERHCFQVYRQPIPVQDLVLEDLQDGDVKMGGSFRGAFSNADKAKNIFRVRFHDPSQGQSHTLQVNDIFHKQQWLNCLRSAISVHRPADAVTATPAVHSTSSSSPASPIVGTKETDENCPLTPTGARSAPNSPCGDDTTSTSSCSSSASSSPLSSPSPSPKHKTKKDKRSLCSLGKRKETMV
- the net1 gene encoding neuroepithelial cell-transforming gene 1 protein isoform X1, yielding MVGPAFQMEETGEAYVQSSVQDTLNDNGISKRKARKKRKFSIDYDTSPESNNNDKRPGLRKRGSFTSLSAGPQWAFSLKRKRKEKDEKDDSISLCSFDFKEPSNKRVRPLGRVTSLANFISPAKNGAVRRFGQTIQSMSFRGDGNGGKSPGVPQKPCSKPAVPTPPKRRNSTLWSEMLDVHQKGTFSIKEIKRQEAIFELSRGEQDLIEDLQLARKAYHDPMLKLGIMSEEELSHIFGDLDAYIPLHEDLLVQLARATGPDGTVGQIGQIVIGWLPGLNAYRDYCSNQLAAKALLDQKKQDRRVQDFLQRCLESPFSRKLDLWSFLDIPRSRLVKYPLLLKEILKHTAPEHPDTPRLERAIAIIQGVLSDINMKKGESESQYYIDKLEYLDDRQRDPRIDQCKSLLCHGELRNKSGTKLHVFLFTELLVVTRPVTRNERHCFQVYRQPIPVQDLVLEDLQDGDVKMGGSFRGAFSNADKAKNIFRVRFHDPSQGQSHTLQVNDIFHKQQWLNCLRSAISVHRPADAVTATPAVHSTSSSSPASPIVGTKETDENCPLTPTGARSAPNSPCGDDTTSTSSCSSSASSSPLSSPSPSPKHKTKKDKRSLCSLGKRKETMV
- the net1 gene encoding neuroepithelial cell-transforming gene 1 protein isoform X3; amino-acid sequence: MEKGPGLRKRGSFTSLSAGPQWAFSLKRKRKEKDEKDDSISLCSFDFKEPSNKRVRPLGRVTSLANFISPAKNGAVRRFGQTIQSMSFRGDGNGGKSPGVPQKPCSKPAVPTPPKRRNSTLWSEMLDVHQKGTFSIKEIKRQEAIFELSRGEQDLIEDLQLARKAYHDPMLKLGIMSEEELSHIFGDLDAYIPLHEDLLVQLARATGPDGTVGQIGQIVIGWLPGLNAYRDYCSNQLAAKALLDQKKQDRRVQDFLQRCLESPFSRKLDLWSFLDIPRSRLVKYPLLLKEILKHTAPEHPDTPRLERAIAIIQGVLSDINMKKGESESQYYIDKLEYLDDRQRDPRIDQCKSLLCHGELRNKSGTKLHVFLFTELLVVTRPVTRNERHCFQVYRQPIPVQDLVLEDLQDGDVKMGGSFRGAFSNADKAKNIFRVRFHDPSQGQSHTLQVNDIFHKQQWLNCLRSAISVHRPADAVTATPAVHSTSSSSPASPIVGTKETDENCPLTPTGARSAPNSPCGDDTTSTSSCSSSASSSPLSSPSPSPKHKTKKDKRSLCSLGKRKETMV